The following are from one region of the Nicotiana tomentosiformis chromosome 7, ASM39032v3, whole genome shotgun sequence genome:
- the LOC138895958 gene encoding uncharacterized protein: MLKGKGTSVVDEMGSSRSKGFLNMKPPVFTGSRKDEDPKNIIDDVQKIFQVMHAIDTEASELAAYQLKDVANTWYETREESQWEDAAPTTWKEFADAFLEHFLPIEVLEAKALEFERLKKNDMSVNEYYLKFVSLAKYAPEMVCDMRARVRWFVLGLLDDLFTDANIVVQNSDMTITKMGHFLRDCPLAKQNNGGNVAQSTNLAAPQNFQAQQGCGATKSGNTGGGRNHLYALVGRQDIKARGDVVTSMLTVFTFDVYAFMDSGSTLSYVTPYIAMKFGIEPEKLCEPFEVSTIVGESVIARRIYSGCPFKVYHRPTVADLVEFEMADFDVIMGMDWLCHSGL, translated from the exons ATGCTCAAAGGCAAGGGAACAAGTGTTGTTGATGAGATGGGTAGTTCCAGGTCTAAGGGATTCCTCAACATGAAACCTCCAGTTTTCACAGGGTCCAGAAAGGATGAGGATCCGAAAAACATCATTGATGATGTTCAAAAGATATTTCAAGTGATGCATGCTATAGACACTGAGGCATCAGAGCTTGCTGCATACCAGCTAAAGGATGTTGCTAACACTTGGTATGAAACACGGGAAGAGTCCCAATGGGAGGATGCGGCTCCTACAACTTGGAAGGAATTTGCAGATGCGTTTCTTGAGCATTTTCTACCCATTGAGGTCTTGGAAGCTAAGGCTTTAGAGTTTGAGAGACTCAAAAAGAATGATATGAGTGTAAATGAGTACTACCTCAAATTCGTCTCTCTAGCCAAATATGCTCCAGAAATGGTATGTGATATGAGGGCCAGAGTTAGGTGGTTTGTTTTGGGGCTTTTGGATGACCTATTTACTGATGCTAATATAGTTGTTCAGAACAGTGACATGACCATTACTAAAATG GGCCACTTCTTGAGGGATTGTCCATTAGCAAAGCAGAACAATGGAGGCAATGTAGCTCAGTCCACTAATTTAGCAGCCCCTCAGAACTTTCAGGCCCAACAAGGGTGTGGTGCAACAAAGTCTGGTAATACGGGTGGTGGTCGGAACCACTTGTATGCGCTGGTAGGCCGTCAGGATATAAAGGCTCGTGGAGATGTTGTCACAAGTATGCTAACAGTCTTCACCTTTGATGTTTATGCTTTTATGGATTCGGGATCCACCTTATCTTATGTAACCCCATATATTGCTAtgaaatttgggatagaaccagaaaaGTTGTGTGAACCCTTTGAAGTGTCTACTATAGTTGGAGAATCTGTTATAGCTAGACGTATCTATAGTGGATGTCCATTTAAAGTGTATCATCGCCCTACTGTAGCAGACTTAGTAGAATTTGAGATGGCAGACTTCGATGTAAtcatgggcatggattggttatgcCACAGTGGGTTGTAG
- the LOC138895959 gene encoding uncharacterized protein, producing the protein MYHDLKEIYWWNDMKWNIADFVAKCPNYQQVKAEHQRPGGLAQNLDAQFTANFWKSFQKGLGTRVNLSTAFHPQPDCQKFMGDPSLMVPTEIIGVKDSLTYDEIPVATLDRQICKLRTKKIASVKVHWRNQKVEEATWEAEEDMKSRYPHLFEEQSKNVEGN; encoded by the exons atgtatcatgatcttaaggagatctattggtggaatgacatgaaatgGAACATAGCAGATTTTGTGGCTAAGTGTCcaaattatcagcaggtgaaaGCTGAACaccagaggcctggtggtttggcTCAGA ATCTTGATGCTCAGTTCACAGCGAACTTTTGGAAATCCTTTCAGAAAGGATTGGGCACAAGGGTGaacctcagcacagcttttcatcctcAGCCAGATTGCCAG AAATTCATGGGAGACCCTTCTCTTATGGTTCCTACTGAGATTATAGGGGTTAAAGATAGCCTAACTTATGATGAAATTCCAGTGGCTACCCTTGATCGTCAAATCTGCAAGCTTAGAACTAAGAAaattgcttcagtgaaagtgcattGGAGGAATCaaaaggttgaagaggctacGTGGGAAGCCGAAGAGGACATGAAGTCCAGATATCCCCATCTCTTTGAAGAGCAATCGAAAAATGTAGAAGGTAACTAA